One region of Azoarcus sp. CIB genomic DNA includes:
- the ybeY gene encoding rRNA maturation RNase YbeY, protein MIDSPPQLALTIQKAIGKANRDNAPSSGDVRRWAQAALQGGDAEVTVRLVGATEGRELNRDFRGKDYATNVLTFVYGEGEGMSGDAPLVGDLVLCVPVVVREAVEQSKPLAAHFAHLIVHGMLHLQGYDHEDSDEAEEMEALETRILAELGYPDPYAERSA, encoded by the coding sequence ATGATCGACTCCCCCCCGCAGCTTGCGCTGACCATCCAGAAGGCTATCGGCAAGGCCAACCGCGACAACGCGCCGTCCTCCGGCGACGTGCGCCGCTGGGCACAAGCCGCACTGCAGGGCGGCGATGCCGAAGTCACGGTGCGCCTCGTCGGCGCGACCGAGGGGCGCGAGCTCAACCGCGACTTCCGTGGCAAGGACTACGCGACCAACGTCCTGACCTTCGTCTATGGTGAAGGCGAGGGCATGTCCGGCGACGCGCCGCTCGTGGGCGATCTCGTGCTGTGCGTGCCGGTCGTCGTGCGCGAGGCCGTCGAGCAGAGCAAGCCGCTGGCCGCGCATTTCGCGCACCTCATCGTGCATGGCATGCTGCACCTGCAGGGCTACGACCATGAGGACAGCGACGAAGCCGAGGAAATGGAGGCACTGGAAACACGGATTCTCGCCGAACTGGGCTATCCTGACCCCTACGCCGAACGATCCGCCTGA